Proteins encoded in a region of the Perognathus longimembris pacificus isolate PPM17 chromosome 11, ASM2315922v1, whole genome shotgun sequence genome:
- the LOC125360194 gene encoding keratinocyte proline-rich protein, with amino-acid sequence MCDQQPSQCCMPMPQCCVKGSSFGPSQFSGANGPMVIQAPCEMRILECPAPCPVQVSQAPCQTQTTQVKGQAPCKTKTTQVKGQAPCKSKTTTQVKGQAPCQNQVSCVQCQAPCQSAVSYVQYEVPQPVQTCYLECAPAYYTETRYVECPVQTYPVHSYIQGPAPQAVPTYIQCSPLGQASGSFSSQGQYGGSYSSCAQQFPSRASYGSCGPQRQSQPSYNGCGPQFQSRPSYSGCAPQRQSQPSYSGCAPQRQSQPSYSGYAPQRQSQPSYSGCAPQRPSRPSFSTCAPQYQSQGTYGSFTGQRRSQSTGRCLPAPRRLQPPYRSCSPPPRRPEPGYSSCLAPRCSSGYPNYCTPPRRSEPIHGSHCPPRGRPSCAQRGGPRCRIEISSPCCPRQVPPQRCPVQIPPIRGSSQSCVPRSSCPDLRPRPLPRSCPPPQRLDPCPPPPAHRYPLPAPRPCPRPERWSSPEPRPCPPQRRFSEPNLCPEPCPAPRPAPRPRPVPCENPEPPRPCPQPYEGPEPCSPSQPIPLPAPPCSSSEPYGEPARGPSPCSGSNPMPYPGDLGCHESNPCRLDTEGPGCGSHSYNQGQEGGSGCGSEDIFPEPQGSGGCGDQGGSYSGVNGGGYSGVKGGGGFSGVNGGGFSGVKGGGFPGVKSAFF; translated from the exons ATGTGTGACCAGCAGCCCAGTCAGTGTTGCATGCCAATGCCCCAGTGCTGCGTCAAGGGTTCCTCCTTTGGCCCCTCCCAATTCTCTGGTGCCAATGGCCCCATGGTGATCCAAGCCCCTTGTGAGATGAGAATTTTAGAATGCCCTGCCCCGTGCCCAGTTCAAGTGTCCCAGGCTCCATGCCAGACTCAGACCACTCAGGTGAAAGGCCAGGCTCCCTGCAAGACTAAAACCACCCAAGTGAAGGGGCAGGCGCCATGCAAGTCTAAGACCACCACTCAGGTCAAGGGTCAGGCTCCTTGCCAGAATCAAGTCTCCTGTGTGCAGTGCCAGGCTCCATGCCAGTCTGCGGTCTCCTACGTGCAGTACGAAGTCCCACAGCCCGTTCAGACTTGCTATTTAGAATGCGCTCCGGCTTATTACACAGAAACTCGTTATGTGGAGTGCCCCGTCCAGACCTACCCAGTCCACAGCTACATACAGGGCCCGGCTCCCCAGGCTGTCCCCACTTACATACAGTGCTCCCCCTTGGGCCAGGCTTCAGGGAGCTTCTCTAGCCAGGGCCAGTATGGGGGCTCCTACAGTAGCTGTGCCCAGCAGTTCCCATCCCGAGCTTCCTACGGCAGCTGTGGCCCCCAG CGTCAGTCTCAGCCTTCCTACAACGGCTGCGGGCCCCAATTCCAGTCGCGACCATCCTACAGCGGCTGCGCGCCCCAGCGCCAGTCCCAGCCCTCCTACAGCGGCTGCGCGCCCCAGCGCCAGTCCCAGCCTTCCTACAGCGGCTACGCGCCCCAGCGCCAGTCCCAGCCTTCCTACAGCGGCTGCGCGCCCCAGCGCCCCTCTCGACCTTCTTTTAGCACATGTGCACCCCAATACCAGAGCCAGGGCACCTACGGGAGCTTCACCGGGCAGCGTCGGTCCCAGAGCACCGGCCGATGCCTCCCCGCTCCCCGAAGGCTGCAGCCTCCCTACCGCAGCTGCTCCCCGCCGCCACGACGCCCCGAACCCGGCTACAGTAGCTGCCTGGCACCGCGGTGCTCGTCCGGCTACCCCAACTACTGCACCCCGCCCCGCCGCTCCGAACCCATCCACGGCAGCCACTGTCCTCCTCGGGGCCGCCCTTCCTGCGCACAGAGGGGCGGACCCCGGTGCCGAATCGAGATCTCCTCGCCCTGCTGCCCCCGGCAGGTCCCCCCGCAGCGCTGTCCCGTGCAGATTCCTCCCATCCGAGGCTCCTCCCAGAGCTGCGTCCCGCGCTCCTCCTGCCCGGACCTCAGGCCACGCCCGCTCCCCAGGTCCTGCCCCCCTCCGCAGCGTCTGGACCCGTGTCCACCGCCACCCGCACACCGGTACCCGCTGCCGGCTCCACGGCCCTGCCCACGCCCGGAACGATGGTccagccccgagccccgcccGTGCCCTCCACAACGACGATTCTCAGAGCCTAATCTGTGTCCGGAGCCCTGTCCagctccgcgcccggccccacGGCCGCGACCCGTGCCGTGCGAGAACCCGGAGCCGCCACGACCGTGCCCACAGCCCTACGAGGGCCCAGAGCCCTGCTCTCCTTCCCAGCCCATTCCCCTCCCAGCGCCGCCATGCTCCAGCTCAGAGCCCTACGGAGAGCCTGCGCGCGGCCCCAGCCCCTGCTCGGGCTCCAATCCCATGCCATATCCGGGAGACCTAGGCTGCCACGAGTCCAATCCGTGCCGCCTGGACACCGAGGGCCCCGGCTGTGGCTCACACAGCTACAACCAGGGCCAGGAGGGCGGCTCCGGCTGTGGATCTGAAGATATCTTCCCGGAGCCACAGGGCTCTGGGGGTTGCGGGGACCAAGGCGGCAGCTACTCGGGGGTGAACGGCGGGGGCTATTCCGGGGTGAAAGGCGGTGGTGGTTTCTCTGGGGTGAACGGCGGGGGTTTCTCTGGGGTGAAAGGCGGGGGTTTCCCTGGGGTGAAGAGTGCCTTCTTTTAA